Proteins encoded by one window of Brienomyrus brachyistius isolate T26 chromosome 1, BBRACH_0.4, whole genome shotgun sequence:
- the LOC125750542 gene encoding gap junction gamma-1 protein-like isoform X2, with protein sequence MSWTFLTRLLDEISKHSTFVGKIWLTVLIIFRIVLTVVGGESIYHDEQSKFSCNTAQPGCENVCYDAFAPLSHVRFWTFQVILITAPSIMYLGFAMHKIARMDDDDYRPRHRRRAALIHRDATEDNGEEDPMITVEKEQEKKAEKGRVPEKRHDGRRRIKQDGLMKVYVLQLLSRVTFEVGFLVGQYVLYGFEVPASYMCSRGPCPHTVDCFISRPTEKTIFLLVMYGVSLLCLLLTVLEILHLLVSSVCDCLQHKRPIVATHRSTPCFRAASAPPEYLMALKKGCIRKPHSLQDSGHESLSYETPSRELERLRRHLKLAQQHLDLAYQHQEASPSRSSSPESNGTAAEQNRLNFAQEKRRGPCDKGIRA encoded by the exons ATGAGCTGGACCTTCCTGACACGCCTGCTGGATGAGATCTCCAAGCATTCTACCTTCGTAGGCAAGATCTGGCTGACGGTGCTAATCATTTTCCGCATTGTGCTGACGGTGGTAGGGGGCGAGTCCATCTACCACGATGAGCAGAGCAAGTTTAGCTGCAACACTGCGCAGCCAGGCTGCGAGAATGTCTGCTACGATGCCTTTGCGCCTCTGTCGCACGTGCGCTTCTGGACCTTCCAGGTGATCCTCATCACCGCCCCCAGCATCATGTACCTGGGATTCGCCATGCACAAGATCGCCCGCATGGACGATGACGACTACCGACCACGGCATCGGCGCAGGGCAGCCCTGATCCACCGGGATGCCACCGAGGACAATGGTGAGGAGGACCCCATGATTACTGTGGAGAAGGAGCAGGAGAAGAAGGCGGAGAAGGGTAGGGTGCCTGAGAAGCGGCATGATGGGCGGCGGAGGATCAAGCAGGACGGGCTTATGAAGGTCTATGTGCTGCAGCTGCTGTCCCGCGTCACCTTTGAGGTAGGCTTCCTGGTAGGCCAGTATGTACTGTACGGCTTCGAGGTGCCTGCCTCCTACATGTGCAGCCGCGGGCCTTGCCCCCACACCGTGGACTGCTTCATCTCCAGGCCCACAGAGAAGACCATCTTTCTGCTGGTCATGTATGGCGTCAGCCTGCTCTGCCTGCTGCTAACTGTTCTGGAGATCCTGCACCTGCTCGTGAGCAGTGTCTGTGACTGCTTACAGCACAAGCGCCCCATAGTGGCTACCCACCGGTCCACACCGTGCTTTCGGGCTGCCTCTGCACCACCAGAGTACCTGATGGCCCTGAAGAAGGGCTGTATCCGGAAACCACACAGTCTTCAGGACTCGGGTCATGAGTCTCTGAGCTATGAGACGCCGTCCCGTGAGCTGGAGCGCCTGCGCCGCCACCTGAAGCTAGCCCAGCAGCACCTGGACCTGGCCTACCAGCACCAAGAGGCGAGTCCATCTCGCAGCAGTAGCCCTGAGTCCAACGGCACCGCTGCTGAGCAGAACCGCCTCAACTTTGCGCAGGAGAAGAGGCGGGGGCCCTGTGACAAAG GTATCAGAGCATAG
- the LOC125750542 gene encoding gap junction gamma-1 protein-like isoform X1: protein MSWTFLTRLLDEISKHSTFVGKIWLTVLIIFRIVLTVVGGESIYHDEQSKFSCNTAQPGCENVCYDAFAPLSHVRFWTFQVILITAPSIMYLGFAMHKIARMDDDDYRPRHRRRAALIHRDATEDNGEEDPMITVEKEQEKKAEKGRVPEKRHDGRRRIKQDGLMKVYVLQLLSRVTFEVGFLVGQYVLYGFEVPASYMCSRGPCPHTVDCFISRPTEKTIFLLVMYGVSLLCLLLTVLEILHLLVSSVCDCLQHKRPIVATHRSTPCFRAASAPPEYLMALKKGCIRKPHSLQDSGHESLSYETPSRELERLRRHLKLAQQHLDLAYQHQEASPSRSSSPESNGTAAEQNRLNFAQEKRRGPCDKGGSASSCVRR from the coding sequence ATGAGCTGGACCTTCCTGACACGCCTGCTGGATGAGATCTCCAAGCATTCTACCTTCGTAGGCAAGATCTGGCTGACGGTGCTAATCATTTTCCGCATTGTGCTGACGGTGGTAGGGGGCGAGTCCATCTACCACGATGAGCAGAGCAAGTTTAGCTGCAACACTGCGCAGCCAGGCTGCGAGAATGTCTGCTACGATGCCTTTGCGCCTCTGTCGCACGTGCGCTTCTGGACCTTCCAGGTGATCCTCATCACCGCCCCCAGCATCATGTACCTGGGATTCGCCATGCACAAGATCGCCCGCATGGACGATGACGACTACCGACCACGGCATCGGCGCAGGGCAGCCCTGATCCACCGGGATGCCACCGAGGACAATGGTGAGGAGGACCCCATGATTACTGTGGAGAAGGAGCAGGAGAAGAAGGCGGAGAAGGGTAGGGTGCCTGAGAAGCGGCATGATGGGCGGCGGAGGATCAAGCAGGACGGGCTTATGAAGGTCTATGTGCTGCAGCTGCTGTCCCGCGTCACCTTTGAGGTAGGCTTCCTGGTAGGCCAGTATGTACTGTACGGCTTCGAGGTGCCTGCCTCCTACATGTGCAGCCGCGGGCCTTGCCCCCACACCGTGGACTGCTTCATCTCCAGGCCCACAGAGAAGACCATCTTTCTGCTGGTCATGTATGGCGTCAGCCTGCTCTGCCTGCTGCTAACTGTTCTGGAGATCCTGCACCTGCTCGTGAGCAGTGTCTGTGACTGCTTACAGCACAAGCGCCCCATAGTGGCTACCCACCGGTCCACACCGTGCTTTCGGGCTGCCTCTGCACCACCAGAGTACCTGATGGCCCTGAAGAAGGGCTGTATCCGGAAACCACACAGTCTTCAGGACTCGGGTCATGAGTCTCTGAGCTATGAGACGCCGTCCCGTGAGCTGGAGCGCCTGCGCCGCCACCTGAAGCTAGCCCAGCAGCACCTGGACCTGGCCTACCAGCACCAAGAGGCGAGTCCATCTCGCAGCAGTAGCCCTGAGTCCAACGGCACCGCTGCTGAGCAGAACCGCCTCAACTTTGCGCAGGAGAAGAGGCGGGGGCCCTGTGACAAAGGTGGGTCTGCAAGTAGCTGTGTCAGGAGGTGA